The following coding sequences are from one Octopus bimaculoides isolate UCB-OBI-ISO-001 chromosome 3, ASM119413v2, whole genome shotgun sequence window:
- the LOC106868055 gene encoding uncharacterized protein LOC106868055 isoform X3 gives MFYKKPLKSASLATETKITRPNVKVSNHQTETESNPTVLRKVIYYQNRFVVIDTVQKNDLSPSLPKNSQNDTVEDSTAIGSSSEAKGVKNNTDNSSTGFSKLATIVEVPTEKEESSFETSEEPAERDKNNTNKKNMQDKNNAYLLSNENNIRYDNVENCSFMWLSHPSLSSLTLAKTPSESSLIDSHEAIVSSSSKVVCPLASVNVIQASDVDLLGNVTMTAAAIAAAISGITINISNTTTAAVADPQVTCSTGKLLERVRTEKADASHLPTFLPSAGLASPADDAFSSHEDASDLRSHHRLDSAVTDSTAEDSPSKSSENSTKSPDSQDNIFQGVPYYKSHTQRESERSYNYDYQGDQREKTEEKKEEEIEATQNKKDSCRRKELKRNKHGRHSAGVNVTFHEKTVLNDSKHFKLTDCDNDDVSDDTRVLKEKRIGARDRGIIITSTTVKATTVTKRKSPASKTAATATTTTTVRADAVARSSPASTASVAAASPVTMDTRSIEIIVNDENETSHVGYSSSSRGGGGGGAAGGEGGGCRRSREGTGDVDNFNSDGEPGNSSRVSGVRSLSGGSLPSGASLNATKGRTSVKRAASRNNSRASIQNKSSMEKNMTWKRISKILLDDRMGDIDDREKVLNLDEPGQYRVLKKVLNILFVTIGIALLLAVIVVVIYTAIDSCYEYVTNIATVKIDDKNVFYNAVCVKRKTER, from the coding sequence ATGTTCTACAAAAAACCGTTAAAGTCTGCATCATTAGCGACTGAGACTAAAATCACAAGACCGAATGTTAAAGTTTCTAATCATCAAACTGAGACGGAAAGTAACCCTACCGTTTTGAGGAAGGTTATCTATTACCAGAACCGGTTTGTTGTGATAGATACCGTTCAGAAAAATGATCTGTCTCCGTCGCTTCCTAAAAATTCCCAAAATGATACAGTCGAGGATAGTACGGCCATTGGTTCTTCTAGTGAAGCAAAAGGTGTTAAGAATAATACTGATAACAGTAGCACAGGATTCTCCAAATTGGCAACTATTGTTGAGGTTCCGACGGAAAAAGAGGAAAGTTCATTTGAAACGAGTGAGGAGCCTGctgaaagagataaaaacaatacaaataaaaagaatatgcaAGATAAAAATAATGCCTATCTGTTaagtaatgaaaataacattcGGTATGATAACGTTGAAAACTGTTCATTTATGTGGTTATCACACCCCAGTCTTAGTTCTTTAACTCTGGCAAAGACCCCTTCCGAGAGCAGTCTGATTGATAGCCACGAGGCAATCGTCTCTAGTAGTTCAAAAGTTGTATGTCCATTAGCGAGTGTAAATGTTATTCAAGCAAGCGACGTTGACTTACTCGGTAATGTGACAATGACAGCGGCAGCTATAGCCGCAGCGATCAGTGGCATCactattaatatttcaaatacaacGACAGCTGCAGTAGCAGATCCCCAGGTAACCTGCAGCACCGGAAAATTGCTAGAGCGCGTGCGCACTGAAAAAGCTGATGCCAGTCACTTGCCTACATTCCTGCCATCAGCCGGCTTGGCCTCACCAGCAGACGACGCTTTCAGTTCGCATGAAGACGCGTCCGATCTCCGCAGCCACCATCGGCTTGATAGCGCTGTCACGGACAGCACAGCCGAAGATTCACCGAGCAAAAGTAGTGAAAACAGCACTAAATCTCCAGATAGCCAAGATAACATTTTTCAAGGAGTTCCCTATTATAAATCACACACTCAAAGAGAAAGTGAACGAAGCTACAATTACGATTATCAAGGTGaccagagagagaaaacagaagaaaaaaaagaagaggaaatagaagcaacacaaaataaaaaggaCAGCTGTAGaaggaaagaattaaaaagaaataaacacggACGACACAGCGCGGGTGTGAATGTAACTTTTCATGAAAAAACTGTCCTTAAtgattcaaaacattttaaattgacAGACTGTGATAACGACGATGTCAGTGATGATACGAGAGTTTTAAAAGAAAAGCGAATCGGCGCTAGAGATAGAGGAATAATaattacatcaacaacagtaaaagcaacaacagtaacgaaAAGAAAATCACCAGcatcaaaaacagcagcaacagcaacaacaacaacaactgtcagAGCAGACGCAGTAGCAagatcatcaccagcatcaacagCATCGGTAGCAGCAGCATCCCCAGTTACCATGGATACGCGGAGCATCGAGATAATAGTGAACGATGAAAACGAGACAAGTCATGTAGggtacagcagcagcagcagaggtggCGGGGGCGGCGGTGCagcaggaggagaaggaggaggatgcaGAAGAAGTAGGGAAGGAACTGGAGATGTAGACAATTTCAACAGCGACGGTGAACCCGGTAATAGTAGTCGTGTCAGTGGCGTCCGCTCCCTCAGCGGAGGGTCGCTCCCATCTGGTGCATCTCTGAACGCAACCAAGGGACGGACTTCGGTGAAAAGAGCTGCGAGTCGGAACAACAGCAGGGCTTCTATCCAGAATAAAAGCAGTATGGAGAAGAACATGACATGGAAAAGGATATCAAAGATACTGTTAGATGACCGGATGGGTGATATTGATGACCGTGAGAAGGTACTAAACTTAGATGAACCAGGGCAGTACCGAGTGTTGAAGAAAGTACTAAATATACTTTTTGTCACCATAGGGATCGCTCTGTTACTGGCCGTTATTGTCGTCGTTATCTACACTGCCATAG
- the LOC106868055 gene encoding uncharacterized protein LOC106868055 isoform X1 gives MFYKKPLKSASLATETKITRPNVKVSNHQTETESNPTVLRKVIYYQNRFVVIDTVQKNDLSPSLPKNSQNDTVEDSTAIGSSSEAKGVKNNTDNSSTGFSKLATIVEVPTEKEESSFETSEEPAERDKNNTNKKNMQDKNNAYLLSNENNIRYDNVENCSFMWLSHPSLSSLTLAKTPSESSLIDSHEAIVSSSSKVVCPLASVNVIQASDVDLLGNVTMTAAAIAAAISGITINISNTTTAAVADPQVTCSTGKLLERVRTEKADASHLPTFLPSAGLASPADDAFSSHEDASDLRSHHRLDSAVTDSTAEDSPSKSSENSTKSPDSQDNIFQGVPYYKSHTQRESERSYNYDYQGDQREKTEEKKEEEIEATQNKKDSCRRKELKRNKHGRHSAGVNVTFHEKTVLNDSKHFKLTDCDNDDVSDDTRVLKEKRIGARDRGIIITSTTVKATTVTKRKSPASKTAATATTTTTVRADAVARSSPASTASVAAASPVTMDTRSIEIIVNDENETSHVGYSSSSRGGGGGGAAGGEGGGCRRSREGTGDVDNFNSDGEPGNSSRVSGVRSLSGGSLPSGASLNATKGRTSVKRAASRNNSRASIQNKSSMEKNMTWKRISKILLDDRMGDIDDREKVLNLDEPGQYRVLKKVLNILFVTIGIALLLAVIVVVIYTAIDDYIQSDIPLPTDKNDENILPFFPSSISSYASNIHIDAEAASKIADLTRTLTNRFEADFRSMCWLYIYIYIYMYI, from the coding sequence ATGTTCTACAAAAAACCGTTAAAGTCTGCATCATTAGCGACTGAGACTAAAATCACAAGACCGAATGTTAAAGTTTCTAATCATCAAACTGAGACGGAAAGTAACCCTACCGTTTTGAGGAAGGTTATCTATTACCAGAACCGGTTTGTTGTGATAGATACCGTTCAGAAAAATGATCTGTCTCCGTCGCTTCCTAAAAATTCCCAAAATGATACAGTCGAGGATAGTACGGCCATTGGTTCTTCTAGTGAAGCAAAAGGTGTTAAGAATAATACTGATAACAGTAGCACAGGATTCTCCAAATTGGCAACTATTGTTGAGGTTCCGACGGAAAAAGAGGAAAGTTCATTTGAAACGAGTGAGGAGCCTGctgaaagagataaaaacaatacaaataaaaagaatatgcaAGATAAAAATAATGCCTATCTGTTaagtaatgaaaataacattcGGTATGATAACGTTGAAAACTGTTCATTTATGTGGTTATCACACCCCAGTCTTAGTTCTTTAACTCTGGCAAAGACCCCTTCCGAGAGCAGTCTGATTGATAGCCACGAGGCAATCGTCTCTAGTAGTTCAAAAGTTGTATGTCCATTAGCGAGTGTAAATGTTATTCAAGCAAGCGACGTTGACTTACTCGGTAATGTGACAATGACAGCGGCAGCTATAGCCGCAGCGATCAGTGGCATCactattaatatttcaaatacaacGACAGCTGCAGTAGCAGATCCCCAGGTAACCTGCAGCACCGGAAAATTGCTAGAGCGCGTGCGCACTGAAAAAGCTGATGCCAGTCACTTGCCTACATTCCTGCCATCAGCCGGCTTGGCCTCACCAGCAGACGACGCTTTCAGTTCGCATGAAGACGCGTCCGATCTCCGCAGCCACCATCGGCTTGATAGCGCTGTCACGGACAGCACAGCCGAAGATTCACCGAGCAAAAGTAGTGAAAACAGCACTAAATCTCCAGATAGCCAAGATAACATTTTTCAAGGAGTTCCCTATTATAAATCACACACTCAAAGAGAAAGTGAACGAAGCTACAATTACGATTATCAAGGTGaccagagagagaaaacagaagaaaaaaaagaagaggaaatagaagcaacacaaaataaaaaggaCAGCTGTAGaaggaaagaattaaaaagaaataaacacggACGACACAGCGCGGGTGTGAATGTAACTTTTCATGAAAAAACTGTCCTTAAtgattcaaaacattttaaattgacAGACTGTGATAACGACGATGTCAGTGATGATACGAGAGTTTTAAAAGAAAAGCGAATCGGCGCTAGAGATAGAGGAATAATaattacatcaacaacagtaaaagcaacaacagtaacgaaAAGAAAATCACCAGcatcaaaaacagcagcaacagcaacaacaacaacaactgtcagAGCAGACGCAGTAGCAagatcatcaccagcatcaacagCATCGGTAGCAGCAGCATCCCCAGTTACCATGGATACGCGGAGCATCGAGATAATAGTGAACGATGAAAACGAGACAAGTCATGTAGggtacagcagcagcagcagaggtggCGGGGGCGGCGGTGCagcaggaggagaaggaggaggatgcaGAAGAAGTAGGGAAGGAACTGGAGATGTAGACAATTTCAACAGCGACGGTGAACCCGGTAATAGTAGTCGTGTCAGTGGCGTCCGCTCCCTCAGCGGAGGGTCGCTCCCATCTGGTGCATCTCTGAACGCAACCAAGGGACGGACTTCGGTGAAAAGAGCTGCGAGTCGGAACAACAGCAGGGCTTCTATCCAGAATAAAAGCAGTATGGAGAAGAACATGACATGGAAAAGGATATCAAAGATACTGTTAGATGACCGGATGGGTGATATTGATGACCGTGAGAAGGTACTAAACTTAGATGAACCAGGGCAGTACCGAGTGTTGAAGAAAGTACTAAATATACTTTTTGTCACCATAGGGATCGCTCTGTTACTGGCCGTTATTGTCGTCGTTATCTACACTGCCATAG
- the LOC106868055 gene encoding uncharacterized protein LOC106868055 isoform X2, translating into MFYKKPLKSASLATETKITRPNVKVSNHQTETESNPTVLRKVIYYQNRFVVIDTVQKNDLSPSLPKNSQNDTVEDSTAIGSSSEAKGVKNNTDNSSTGFSKLATIVEVPTEKEESSFETSEEPAERDKNNTNKKNMQDKNNAYLLSNENNIRYDNVENCSFMWLSHPSLSSLTLAKTPSESSLIDSHEAIVSSSSKVVCPLASVNVIQASDVDLLGNVTMTAAAIAAAISGITINISNTTTAAVADPQVTCSTGKLLERVRTEKADASHLPTFLPSAGLASPADDAFSSHEDASDLRSHHRLDSAVTDSTAEDSPSKSSENSTKSPDSQDNIFQGVPYYKSHTQRESERSYNYDYQGDQREKTEEKKEEEIEATQNKKDSCRRKELKRNKHGRHSAGVNVTFHEKTVLNDSKHFKLTDCDNDDVSDDTRVLKEKRIGARDRGIIITSTTVKATTVTKRKSPASKTAATATTTTTVRADAVARSSPASTASVAAASPVTMDTRSIEIIVNDENETSHVGYSSSSRGGGGGGAAGGEGGGCRRSREGTGDVDNFNSDGEPGNSSRVSGVRSLSGGSLPSGASLNATKGRTSVKRAASRNNSRASIQNKSSMEKNMTWKRISKILLDDRMGDIDDREKVLNLDEPGQYRVLKKVLNILFVTIGIALLLAVIVVVIYTAIGIELGSRKENSEFLNDLHRMPFYKSTLKTKNRI; encoded by the coding sequence ATGTTCTACAAAAAACCGTTAAAGTCTGCATCATTAGCGACTGAGACTAAAATCACAAGACCGAATGTTAAAGTTTCTAATCATCAAACTGAGACGGAAAGTAACCCTACCGTTTTGAGGAAGGTTATCTATTACCAGAACCGGTTTGTTGTGATAGATACCGTTCAGAAAAATGATCTGTCTCCGTCGCTTCCTAAAAATTCCCAAAATGATACAGTCGAGGATAGTACGGCCATTGGTTCTTCTAGTGAAGCAAAAGGTGTTAAGAATAATACTGATAACAGTAGCACAGGATTCTCCAAATTGGCAACTATTGTTGAGGTTCCGACGGAAAAAGAGGAAAGTTCATTTGAAACGAGTGAGGAGCCTGctgaaagagataaaaacaatacaaataaaaagaatatgcaAGATAAAAATAATGCCTATCTGTTaagtaatgaaaataacattcGGTATGATAACGTTGAAAACTGTTCATTTATGTGGTTATCACACCCCAGTCTTAGTTCTTTAACTCTGGCAAAGACCCCTTCCGAGAGCAGTCTGATTGATAGCCACGAGGCAATCGTCTCTAGTAGTTCAAAAGTTGTATGTCCATTAGCGAGTGTAAATGTTATTCAAGCAAGCGACGTTGACTTACTCGGTAATGTGACAATGACAGCGGCAGCTATAGCCGCAGCGATCAGTGGCATCactattaatatttcaaatacaacGACAGCTGCAGTAGCAGATCCCCAGGTAACCTGCAGCACCGGAAAATTGCTAGAGCGCGTGCGCACTGAAAAAGCTGATGCCAGTCACTTGCCTACATTCCTGCCATCAGCCGGCTTGGCCTCACCAGCAGACGACGCTTTCAGTTCGCATGAAGACGCGTCCGATCTCCGCAGCCACCATCGGCTTGATAGCGCTGTCACGGACAGCACAGCCGAAGATTCACCGAGCAAAAGTAGTGAAAACAGCACTAAATCTCCAGATAGCCAAGATAACATTTTTCAAGGAGTTCCCTATTATAAATCACACACTCAAAGAGAAAGTGAACGAAGCTACAATTACGATTATCAAGGTGaccagagagagaaaacagaagaaaaaaaagaagaggaaatagaagcaacacaaaataaaaaggaCAGCTGTAGaaggaaagaattaaaaagaaataaacacggACGACACAGCGCGGGTGTGAATGTAACTTTTCATGAAAAAACTGTCCTTAAtgattcaaaacattttaaattgacAGACTGTGATAACGACGATGTCAGTGATGATACGAGAGTTTTAAAAGAAAAGCGAATCGGCGCTAGAGATAGAGGAATAATaattacatcaacaacagtaaaagcaacaacagtaacgaaAAGAAAATCACCAGcatcaaaaacagcagcaacagcaacaacaacaacaactgtcagAGCAGACGCAGTAGCAagatcatcaccagcatcaacagCATCGGTAGCAGCAGCATCCCCAGTTACCATGGATACGCGGAGCATCGAGATAATAGTGAACGATGAAAACGAGACAAGTCATGTAGggtacagcagcagcagcagaggtggCGGGGGCGGCGGTGCagcaggaggagaaggaggaggatgcaGAAGAAGTAGGGAAGGAACTGGAGATGTAGACAATTTCAACAGCGACGGTGAACCCGGTAATAGTAGTCGTGTCAGTGGCGTCCGCTCCCTCAGCGGAGGGTCGCTCCCATCTGGTGCATCTCTGAACGCAACCAAGGGACGGACTTCGGTGAAAAGAGCTGCGAGTCGGAACAACAGCAGGGCTTCTATCCAGAATAAAAGCAGTATGGAGAAGAACATGACATGGAAAAGGATATCAAAGATACTGTTAGATGACCGGATGGGTGATATTGATGACCGTGAGAAGGTACTAAACTTAGATGAACCAGGGCAGTACCGAGTGTTGAAGAAAGTACTAAATATACTTTTTGTCACCATAGGGATCGCTCTGTTACTGGCCGTTATTGTCGTCGTTATCTACACTGCCATAG
- the LOC106868055 gene encoding uncharacterized protein LOC106868055 isoform X4 has product MFYKKPLKSASLATETKITRPNVKVSNHQTETESNPTVLRKVIYYQNRFVVIDTVQKNDLSPSLPKNSQNDTVEDSTAIGSSSEAKGVKNNTDNSSTGFSKLATIVEVPTEKEESSFETSEEPAERDKNNTNKKNMQDKNNAYLLSNENNIRYDNVENCSFMWLSHPSLSSLTLAKTPSESSLIDSHEAIVSSSSKVVCPLASVNVIQASDVDLLGNVTMTAAAIAAAISGITINISNTTTAAVADPQVTCSTGKLLERVRTEKADASHLPTFLPSAGLASPADDAFSSHEDASDLRSHHRLDSAVTDSTAEDSPSKSSENSTKSPDSQDNIFQGVPYYKSHTQRESERSYNYDYQGDQREKTEEKKEEEIEATQNKKDSCRRKELKRNKHGRHSAGVNVTFHEKTVLNDSKHFKLTDCDNDDVSDDTRVLKEKRIGARDRGIIITSTTVKATTVTKRKSPASKTAATATTTTTVRADAVARSSPASTASVAAASPVTMDTRSIEIIVNDENETSHVGYSSSSRGGGGGGAAGGEGGGCRRSREGTGDVDNFNSDGEPGNSSRVSGVRSLSGGSLPSGASLNATKGRTSVKRAASRNNSRASIQNKSSMEKNMTWKRISKILLDDRMGDIDDREKVLNLDEPGQYRVLKKVLNILFVTIGIALLLAVIVVVIYTAIV; this is encoded by the coding sequence ATGTTCTACAAAAAACCGTTAAAGTCTGCATCATTAGCGACTGAGACTAAAATCACAAGACCGAATGTTAAAGTTTCTAATCATCAAACTGAGACGGAAAGTAACCCTACCGTTTTGAGGAAGGTTATCTATTACCAGAACCGGTTTGTTGTGATAGATACCGTTCAGAAAAATGATCTGTCTCCGTCGCTTCCTAAAAATTCCCAAAATGATACAGTCGAGGATAGTACGGCCATTGGTTCTTCTAGTGAAGCAAAAGGTGTTAAGAATAATACTGATAACAGTAGCACAGGATTCTCCAAATTGGCAACTATTGTTGAGGTTCCGACGGAAAAAGAGGAAAGTTCATTTGAAACGAGTGAGGAGCCTGctgaaagagataaaaacaatacaaataaaaagaatatgcaAGATAAAAATAATGCCTATCTGTTaagtaatgaaaataacattcGGTATGATAACGTTGAAAACTGTTCATTTATGTGGTTATCACACCCCAGTCTTAGTTCTTTAACTCTGGCAAAGACCCCTTCCGAGAGCAGTCTGATTGATAGCCACGAGGCAATCGTCTCTAGTAGTTCAAAAGTTGTATGTCCATTAGCGAGTGTAAATGTTATTCAAGCAAGCGACGTTGACTTACTCGGTAATGTGACAATGACAGCGGCAGCTATAGCCGCAGCGATCAGTGGCATCactattaatatttcaaatacaacGACAGCTGCAGTAGCAGATCCCCAGGTAACCTGCAGCACCGGAAAATTGCTAGAGCGCGTGCGCACTGAAAAAGCTGATGCCAGTCACTTGCCTACATTCCTGCCATCAGCCGGCTTGGCCTCACCAGCAGACGACGCTTTCAGTTCGCATGAAGACGCGTCCGATCTCCGCAGCCACCATCGGCTTGATAGCGCTGTCACGGACAGCACAGCCGAAGATTCACCGAGCAAAAGTAGTGAAAACAGCACTAAATCTCCAGATAGCCAAGATAACATTTTTCAAGGAGTTCCCTATTATAAATCACACACTCAAAGAGAAAGTGAACGAAGCTACAATTACGATTATCAAGGTGaccagagagagaaaacagaagaaaaaaaagaagaggaaatagaagcaacacaaaataaaaaggaCAGCTGTAGaaggaaagaattaaaaagaaataaacacggACGACACAGCGCGGGTGTGAATGTAACTTTTCATGAAAAAACTGTCCTTAAtgattcaaaacattttaaattgacAGACTGTGATAACGACGATGTCAGTGATGATACGAGAGTTTTAAAAGAAAAGCGAATCGGCGCTAGAGATAGAGGAATAATaattacatcaacaacagtaaaagcaacaacagtaacgaaAAGAAAATCACCAGcatcaaaaacagcagcaacagcaacaacaacaacaactgtcagAGCAGACGCAGTAGCAagatcatcaccagcatcaacagCATCGGTAGCAGCAGCATCCCCAGTTACCATGGATACGCGGAGCATCGAGATAATAGTGAACGATGAAAACGAGACAAGTCATGTAGggtacagcagcagcagcagaggtggCGGGGGCGGCGGTGCagcaggaggagaaggaggaggatgcaGAAGAAGTAGGGAAGGAACTGGAGATGTAGACAATTTCAACAGCGACGGTGAACCCGGTAATAGTAGTCGTGTCAGTGGCGTCCGCTCCCTCAGCGGAGGGTCGCTCCCATCTGGTGCATCTCTGAACGCAACCAAGGGACGGACTTCGGTGAAAAGAGCTGCGAGTCGGAACAACAGCAGGGCTTCTATCCAGAATAAAAGCAGTATGGAGAAGAACATGACATGGAAAAGGATATCAAAGATACTGTTAGATGACCGGATGGGTGATATTGATGACCGTGAGAAGGTACTAAACTTAGATGAACCAGGGCAGTACCGAGTGTTGAAGAAAGTACTAAATATACTTTTTGTCACCATAGGGATCGCTCTGTTACTGGCCGTTATTGTCGTCGTTATCTACACTGCCATAG